Proteins from one Pelosinus sp. IPA-1 genomic window:
- a CDS encoding alpha/beta fold hydrolase, producing MAIMEGAEPFFLPGGEQGVLLIHGFTGSPGEVRLLGEYLHQKGYTVLAPRLCGHGATVEEMSKTRWSHWYAGVEDGYHILKSLCKYIAVVGLSMGGLLALKLGSEYPVDCLVSLSTPIYIVDKRLDMLPVYRVFREFVPKKRRVYSGIKPNYSAGYNATPLSSLSSLLDLIQHVDTLLPKITIPLLIMQARFEHTVEPKSASHIYDKVGSKDKKIIWLEKSGHIITLDVEREQVFEEVADWILPSRITEC from the coding sequence TTGGCCATAATGGAAGGAGCAGAACCGTTTTTTTTACCCGGCGGTGAGCAGGGCGTTTTGTTAATACATGGTTTTACTGGTTCACCTGGAGAAGTTCGCCTTCTCGGTGAGTATTTACATCAAAAAGGTTATACTGTCTTAGCTCCACGACTTTGTGGGCATGGGGCAACGGTAGAGGAAATGTCTAAAACAAGGTGGTCCCATTGGTATGCTGGGGTAGAAGATGGTTATCATATACTAAAGTCATTATGTAAATATATAGCTGTGGTAGGATTATCAATGGGAGGGCTACTGGCGTTAAAGTTAGGGTCAGAGTATCCAGTTGATTGCCTCGTGTCGTTAAGCACGCCGATTTATATTGTAGATAAACGTTTGGACATGCTGCCTGTGTATCGTGTATTCCGTGAATTTGTACCAAAAAAACGCAGGGTGTATTCTGGTATTAAACCTAACTATTCGGCGGGTTATAATGCAACTCCTTTGAGTAGTTTAAGCAGTTTACTTGATTTGATTCAGCATGTGGATACACTTTTGCCGAAAATAACAATTCCATTGCTTATTATGCAGGCTCGCTTTGAACATACTGTAGAGCCAAAGAGTGCAAGTCATATCTATGATAAAGTAGGCAGTAAAGATAAAAAGATAATTTGGCTAGAGAAGTCTGGACACATTATAACATTAGATGTTGAACGGGAACAGGTATTTGAAGAAGTTGCAGATTGGATTCTGCCCTCCAGAATAACAGAGTGCTAA
- a CDS encoding PaaI family thioesterase, with protein sequence MDESNQWCFACGKDNPIGLKLEFIEDEDSYSTTFIAGPEHQSYDGIMHGGLISTILDEVMVRYLYAKGFTAVTARLEVRFREPTPIGEKLTIRAAIQSQRGKLYEVRGKMTLPDGTVTAEGKATVAVVEDTHHDDTEK encoded by the coding sequence ATGGATGAAAGCAATCAGTGGTGCTTTGCATGTGGTAAGGATAATCCTATCGGCTTAAAATTGGAATTTATCGAAGATGAGGATAGCTACAGTACAACCTTTATAGCAGGCCCAGAGCACCAGAGCTATGATGGTATTATGCATGGCGGACTTATTAGCACCATACTGGATGAAGTTATGGTACGTTATCTTTATGCGAAAGGCTTCACCGCTGTGACAGCTCGTTTGGAAGTACGGTTTCGAGAGCCAACACCAATCGGAGAGAAACTTACCATAAGAGCAGCAATCCAATCCCAACGTGGCAAGCTATATGAGGTAAGGGGAAAAATGACACTGCCTGACGGGACTGTTACCGCAGAAGGTAAAGCCACCGTTGCAGTTGTGGAGGATACACATCATGATGATACTGAAAAATAG
- the rnr gene encoding ribonuclease R, with product MMILKNRILEFMKTEAYKPLTAEELAEQMELKGTELGELWKVIEELENNADIIKTRYDKYGVPERMNLVVGKLSASNKGYGFVIPEKVKSPEETDVFIPPDGMMSAMHHDRVVARVHCQSGQGKSRDGEIIRIVQRANPRIVGTYEASRNFGFVTPDDLRLGQDIFVPKDGKTIVKSGTKVVVEITKWPEKKRSAEGKIIEVLGNTGDTGIEILSIIKRHNLPIDFPPEVEQAAETAPDTISEDEIAGRRDLRHLPIMTIDGEDAKDLDDGVYVERLKNGNYLLGVYIADVSHYVRENTVLDKEARERGTSVYLVDRVLPMLPRRLSNGICSLNAGEDRLAMSAHMEVNHQGQVVKYELFPSVIRVKKRFSYTVVRKILVEHDEELISENQELLSQLENMERLCRILRDRRMRRGAIDFDFPELKVKLDETGKPIEIVKRVRSLAESIIEEFMLVANETVAEHMHKLKVPFVFRVHEEPDSEKMVKLNNLLHNFGQSLAKVDEVQPSALQKILSRISGRPEERIISTVMLRSLKQARYESQNLGHFGLAATYYTHFTSPIRRYPDLIVHRVIRETFSTGDISAKRKEKLTAMLPQIALHSSERERAAAEAERETVSLKTVEYMAQFVGEHFDGIINGVTAFGIFVELDNGVEGLVRVSSMEDDYYQYIEDQYSLIGERSHKIYRLGDAVKVILVRVSPEERNIDFVLEANSAWIERAANRRPSGARPQGQGSRGPKKDSFSPSKKTASTTKSRGNKPKGGVARAKPKRNKSKKK from the coding sequence ATGATGATACTGAAAAATAGAATCCTAGAATTTATGAAGACAGAGGCTTACAAACCGTTAACGGCGGAAGAATTAGCAGAGCAAATGGAATTAAAGGGTACGGAGCTGGGGGAACTCTGGAAAGTTATTGAAGAGCTAGAAAACAATGCAGATATTATAAAAACTCGCTATGACAAGTATGGTGTACCTGAACGTATGAATTTGGTAGTGGGTAAATTAAGTGCAAGTAATAAAGGGTATGGCTTTGTCATTCCTGAAAAAGTAAAATCACCCGAAGAAACTGATGTTTTTATTCCCCCAGATGGAATGATGAGTGCGATGCATCATGATCGAGTTGTCGCTCGTGTACATTGCCAAAGTGGGCAGGGCAAGTCTCGGGACGGAGAAATAATTCGTATTGTGCAACGGGCCAACCCTCGTATCGTTGGGACTTATGAGGCTAGTCGTAATTTTGGTTTCGTAACTCCAGATGATCTTCGTTTGGGGCAGGATATTTTTGTTCCGAAAGATGGAAAGACCATCGTAAAAAGTGGCACGAAAGTTGTAGTGGAAATTACCAAATGGCCAGAAAAGAAACGAAGTGCAGAAGGTAAAATAATTGAAGTGCTGGGTAATACCGGGGATACGGGTATTGAGATTTTATCAATTATCAAGAGACATAATCTCCCTATTGATTTTCCGCCTGAAGTAGAACAGGCAGCGGAGACGGCTCCTGACACCATTAGTGAAGATGAAATTGCAGGTCGCAGAGATTTACGCCACTTGCCAATTATGACCATCGACGGAGAAGATGCGAAAGATTTGGATGATGGGGTATATGTTGAACGATTAAAAAATGGAAATTATCTTCTCGGAGTGTATATTGCGGATGTAAGTCACTACGTACGAGAAAATACAGTACTCGATAAAGAAGCCCGTGAGCGAGGAACCAGTGTATATTTAGTAGACCGGGTACTCCCTATGCTGCCACGTCGCCTATCAAATGGCATCTGCAGTCTTAATGCGGGAGAAGATAGACTGGCAATGTCTGCTCACATGGAAGTAAATCATCAAGGACAAGTGGTGAAGTACGAACTCTTCCCTAGTGTCATTCGGGTAAAGAAGCGGTTTTCTTATACGGTAGTGCGAAAGATCTTAGTAGAGCATGATGAAGAGTTAATCAGTGAAAATCAAGAATTGTTAAGCCAATTAGAAAATATGGAACGTTTGTGCCGTATCCTACGAGATCGCCGTATGCGCCGAGGGGCAATTGATTTTGATTTTCCTGAACTAAAAGTAAAACTAGATGAAACGGGTAAACCAATTGAAATTGTCAAACGCGTTCGCAGTTTGGCGGAATCAATCATTGAAGAGTTTATGCTGGTTGCCAATGAAACAGTAGCAGAACATATGCACAAGTTAAAGGTTCCTTTCGTGTTTCGCGTACATGAAGAACCAGACTCGGAAAAAATGGTTAAGTTAAATAACTTATTACATAACTTTGGACAAAGTTTAGCAAAGGTAGATGAAGTACAACCTAGTGCCCTACAGAAAATTTTAAGCCGCATTTCAGGTCGGCCAGAAGAACGCATTATTAGTACCGTTATGTTACGTTCTTTGAAGCAAGCTAGATATGAATCGCAAAATTTAGGCCATTTTGGTTTGGCAGCGACTTATTATACCCATTTTACATCACCGATTCGTCGCTATCCGGACTTAATTGTTCACCGTGTAATTCGCGAAACTTTTAGTACGGGAGATATATCAGCCAAACGGAAAGAAAAACTGACGGCAATGCTGCCACAAATTGCCTTACATTCCTCAGAAAGAGAGAGGGCAGCGGCAGAAGCAGAACGTGAAACAGTGTCTCTCAAGACCGTAGAGTATATGGCTCAGTTTGTGGGAGAACATTTTGATGGTATCATTAATGGTGTTACGGCTTTCGGTATTTTTGTGGAACTCGATAATGGAGTAGAGGGCCTGGTACGAGTATCCAGTATGGAAGACGATTATTATCAATATATTGAAGATCAGTACTCCTTAATTGGCGAACGCAGTCATAAGATATATCGTTTAGGTGATGCTGTTAAAGTGATTCTCGTTAGGGTAAGTCCAGAAGAACGTAATATTGATTTTGTTCTGGAAGCCAATAGTGCTTGGATTGAGCGAGCAGCGAATCGGAGGCCTAGCGGAGCCAGACCGCAAGGTCAAGGTTCACGGGGACCGAAGAAAGATTCTTTTAGTCCTAGCAAAAAAACGGCATCGACAACCAAGAGTAGAGGTAATAAGCCAAAAGGCGGGGTAGCTAGAGCAAAACCGAAACGTAATAAATCAAAGAAAAAATAA
- the smpB gene encoding SsrA-binding protein SmpB: MKEATAGIKIVAENRKARHDYHIHESYETGMVLTGTEVKSLRAGKANLKDAYARIEKAELMLHNVHISPYDQGNRFNHEPLRTRKLLMHRSEIDKLIGKTQEKGYTLVPLKIYFTHGMAKLQLGLATGKKNYDKRQDAAERDAKREIDRAFRDRQRE, encoded by the coding sequence TTGAAAGAAGCGACAGCAGGTATTAAAATTGTTGCGGAAAATAGAAAGGCTAGGCATGATTATCATATCCATGAAAGCTATGAAACAGGAATGGTATTAACTGGGACGGAAGTAAAGTCTTTGCGGGCGGGTAAAGCCAATCTTAAAGATGCTTATGCAAGAATTGAAAAAGCAGAGCTTATGCTGCATAATGTGCACATTAGCCCTTATGACCAAGGAAACCGCTTTAATCATGAACCATTGCGCACACGTAAGCTTTTGATGCATCGCAGTGAGATTGACAAATTGATTGGTAAAACCCAAGAGAAGGGCTATACATTAGTGCCCCTAAAAATATACTTTACTCACGGTATGGCAAAACTGCAATTAGGCTTAGCCACGGGTAAAAAGAATTATGATAAACGTCAGGATGCAGCGGAACGGGATGCGAAACGAGAAATTGATCGTGCTTTTCGTGATCGGCAAAGAGAATAA
- a CDS encoding DMT family transporter gives MVLLSQQNIGALLVLFSAAGFSTLAIFIKLAFAAGANTLTILTMRFALASLCLWMLLKLFHISPKVKIKTVLKLGLMGAVGYGSMSLLFAASLQYLPASLSEMLLFTYPILVSILSFLIGDEQFSWQKGLALAICFLGLFFILGVSLAGISHLGIILGLGSAIIYSCYIIIGKRVLQNVHPLVATTYVSTAAAFAFTIYSSTTNQLVLTLPFQGWLALFGTASFGTIVGILGFFAGLNKIGAANASIISTAEPVLTVLLSVLVLGEQLTFLQFLGGLLVVASILLLQLCTEDQKVDNRTLDVASCQTSDQ, from the coding sequence ATGGTTCTACTGAGTCAACAAAATATCGGTGCATTGTTAGTATTATTTTCAGCTGCTGGGTTTAGCACATTGGCGATTTTTATTAAACTAGCCTTCGCAGCAGGAGCGAATACCCTTACGATACTTACAATGCGCTTTGCCCTCGCATCTCTCTGTTTGTGGATGCTACTAAAATTATTTCATATTTCTCCAAAAGTGAAGATAAAAACAGTACTCAAGCTAGGTTTGATGGGGGCTGTTGGCTATGGGTCAATGTCCTTGTTGTTTGCCGCCTCTCTACAATATTTACCTGCTTCCTTATCAGAGATGCTGCTCTTTACCTATCCTATCTTAGTTAGTATCCTATCCTTCCTCATTGGAGATGAACAATTTAGTTGGCAAAAGGGTCTTGCCCTGGCCATTTGTTTCCTGGGACTCTTTTTTATTTTAGGCGTCTCGCTAGCTGGCATTAGTCATTTGGGTATTATACTGGGTTTAGGCAGCGCAATTATTTACTCTTGCTATATTATTATTGGCAAGCGAGTATTACAAAATGTACATCCATTAGTAGCTACCACCTATGTTTCTACTGCCGCAGCTTTTGCCTTTACTATCTATAGCAGCACTACCAATCAACTTGTTCTTACCCTTCCCTTTCAGGGTTGGTTAGCCTTATTTGGCACAGCTTCTTTTGGCACGATTGTAGGCATTCTAGGATTCTTTGCTGGTCTTAATAAAATTGGGGCAGCAAATGCTTCCATCATTAGTACTGCAGAACCCGTTCTTACTGTTTTATTATCAGTTTTGGTACTAGGGGAACAACTTACCTTCCTCCAATTCCTTGGCGGACTATTGGTCGTTGCTAGCATCTTGCTTTTACAACTATGTACAGAAGATCAGAAAGTAGATAATAGAACCCTAGACGTAGCTTCCTGCCAAACATCCGATCAATAA
- a CDS encoding TraY domain-containing protein: MSSKLPPITVRIKDDILRAKLQYLADNHDRSLSKEVGLIVKRYVDAYEEKYGTIKLDE; encoded by the coding sequence ATGTCATCTAAATTGCCACCCATAACAGTACGAATTAAAGATGATATACTTAGAGCTAAGTTGCAGTATCTTGCTGATAATCATGACCGCTCTTTAAGTAAAGAAGTTGGACTGATTGTAAAAAGATATGTAGACGCTTATGAAGAAAAATACGGTACAATTAAACTTGATGAGTAA
- a CDS encoding ParA family protein — MKIISIANLKGGVGKTETAINMSCVLADMGKRVLIVDNDIQCNTSKFFELIGMKPSIVEVFQSSGDKEILQAAIKNTKNKNLSILPSTMDLAAVNIEMAKNGEVTILHDCLRELENDFDYIIIDNAPNMTPNVINAIIASNDIIVPTDIDEYGLDGLDNIREQVQIARESGLNDSIKIVGVLITKYNARTKVDRQGAEELRKCPENKLFDNMINLTVEVKKAKFNKIPLVKYARRNPAAQAYIGFVNEYLKREGE, encoded by the coding sequence ATGAAAATTATAAGCATAGCAAATTTAAAGGGCGGAGTAGGGAAAACAGAGACAGCTATTAATATGTCTTGTGTCTTAGCGGATATGGGAAAACGGGTTTTAATTGTGGACAATGATATTCAATGCAATACATCAAAATTTTTTGAACTTATAGGAATGAAGCCAAGTATAGTCGAGGTATTTCAATCTAGTGGGGACAAAGAAATTTTACAGGCTGCAATTAAAAATACAAAAAATAAAAATTTGAGTATTTTGCCATCAACAATGGACTTAGCCGCCGTAAATATTGAAATGGCAAAAAATGGAGAGGTTACTATATTGCACGATTGCTTGCGTGAACTGGAAAATGATTTTGATTATATAATCATCGACAATGCGCCCAATATGACACCAAACGTTATTAATGCAATTATCGCGTCAAATGATATTATCGTTCCGACGGATATTGACGAATACGGCCTTGATGGATTAGACAATATCAGGGAGCAGGTGCAAATTGCCAGAGAAAGTGGACTGAATGACAGCATAAAAATAGTCGGTGTACTTATTACGAAATATAACGCCCGGACAAAGGTTGATAGGCAAGGGGCGGAAGAGTTGAGAAAATGCCCTGAAAATAAGCTATTTGACAACATGATTAATTTAACCGTAGAAGTAAAAAAAGCAAAGTTTAATAAAATCCCGTTAGTGAAATATGCAAGGCGGAATCCAGCAGCGCAAGCCTATATTGGCTTTGTAAATGAATATTTAAAGAGAGAGGGAGAATAA
- a CDS encoding ParB N-terminal domain-containing protein has protein sequence MAFDMLAAMGKRTAAAAPSIVMIDIDNLIPNTKNFYRVEGDSEIEKQNEQLKATIEMYGVKQPLIVKTEGNGKFSIIAGERRYLACRRLTDEGKENFKLAPCIVEKAQSVEDEQIELIITNHHRDKDLSEKIEEVRQLSELLQKKKERGEKMQGKLQDIIAEMLNMSKSEVGRLQQIDKNLQPELKEAIKNKDLAMTSAVELSKLSAADQKAVYEKTGGKVTAKEVKQYQQGEPEKAVVLENLNLDGFEEKQQKTQEVKFEFDEFGRRDWGDIQSYKEYDEIIDIKDDRLFEKGYRLYIVQDKEDQLWRSTAARGFIEVGAGRWPHRDKKNPKDSKLYPAFNTRDEAYINAVNKMFYNADDKTVSVLNELGYIKQEEESAVSSEMIQAAMTMQALLEKAIDKRVNLIQEARANRDFKKEKELEAVITYIGTSLLPKVQDDLFKMKGQDIF, from the coding sequence ATGGCTTTTGATATGTTAGCAGCAATGGGGAAAAGAACAGCGGCGGCAGCACCGTCTATTGTAATGATTGATATTGATAACCTCATTCCGAATACAAAAAACTTCTATCGCGTCGAAGGCGATTCAGAAATTGAAAAACAGAATGAGCAGTTAAAAGCGACGATTGAAATGTATGGAGTAAAGCAGCCGCTTATTGTAAAAACAGAAGGGAACGGAAAGTTTAGTATCATCGCTGGCGAACGTCGATATTTGGCCTGCCGAAGATTGACTGATGAAGGAAAAGAAAATTTTAAGTTAGCACCATGTATAGTTGAAAAGGCGCAAAGCGTAGAAGACGAACAAATTGAATTGATTATCACGAATCATCATAGGGACAAAGATCTTTCAGAAAAAATAGAAGAAGTTCGCCAGCTGTCAGAATTATTACAGAAAAAGAAAGAGCGTGGCGAAAAAATGCAGGGCAAATTACAAGATATTATTGCTGAAATGCTAAATATGTCAAAATCAGAAGTTGGGCGTTTACAGCAGATTGATAAAAATTTACAGCCAGAATTAAAAGAAGCTATTAAAAATAAGGATTTAGCTATGACATCAGCCGTTGAACTATCAAAGCTATCAGCGGCAGATCAGAAAGCGGTATATGAAAAGACGGGCGGGAAAGTAACTGCAAAAGAGGTAAAACAGTATCAGCAGGGAGAGCCAGAGAAGGCAGTTGTGTTAGAAAATTTAAACCTAGATGGGTTTGAAGAAAAACAGCAGAAAACGCAAGAAGTAAAATTCGAATTTGACGAATTTGGTCGGCGTGACTGGGGCGATATCCAGAGTTATAAAGAGTATGACGAAATTATTGATATCAAGGATGATCGTCTTTTCGAAAAGGGATATAGATTATATATAGTTCAAGATAAAGAAGATCAATTATGGCGTTCAACAGCGGCGCGTGGATTTATTGAAGTAGGGGCGGGACGTTGGCCTCATAGGGATAAAAAGAATCCTAAAGACAGCAAACTGTATCCAGCGTTTAATACACGAGATGAAGCATATATCAACGCTGTAAATAAAATGTTTTATAATGCCGATGATAAAACAGTATCCGTACTGAATGAACTTGGTTATATAAAACAAGAAGAAGAATCAGCTGTAAGTTCAGAAATGATTCAAGCGGCTATGACTATGCAAGCACTGCTGGAAAAAGCAATTGATAAGCGGGTGAATTTGATACAAGAAGCGAGAGCCAATAGGGATTTTAAAAAAGAAAAAGAGTTAGAAGCGGTTATAACATATATCGGTACAAGCCTTTTGCCGAAGGTGCAGGATGATCTATTCAAGATGAAAGGTCAGGATATTTTTTAA
- a CDS encoding recombinase family protein, translating to MRIAYIRVSAKDQNVARQLEAMKDHNIDRFYEDKLSGKDTNREQLQAMLHFAREGDTIYVESFSRLARNMLDLLTIIDQLANKGIGFISLKENIDTTTPAGRLQLNVFGAIYQFERECSKERQREGIDIALAEGRPYGRPKLEVNEKFMEAYKKWKLKEITAVAAMNMAGYNKSTWYNRVKEIES from the coding sequence ATGCGTATAGCTTATATCCGTGTATCAGCTAAAGATCAGAATGTTGCTAGGCAATTAGAAGCAATGAAAGATCATAACATTGATCGGTTTTACGAAGACAAACTAAGCGGCAAAGATACCAATCGAGAACAGTTACAAGCTATGTTACATTTTGCAAGAGAAGGAGATACAATTTATGTTGAAAGCTTTAGCCGCTTAGCTCGCAACATGCTTGATTTGTTAACCATTATAGATCAGCTCGCTAATAAAGGAATCGGGTTTATAAGCCTTAAAGAAAACATTGATACTACAACGCCAGCTGGTCGTTTACAGTTAAATGTTTTTGGTGCCATCTATCAGTTTGAACGTGAATGTAGTAAGGAACGCCAGCGTGAAGGCATTGATATTGCATTAGCAGAAGGCCGTCCCTACGGTAGACCAAAATTAGAGGTTAATGAAAAATTTATGGAAGCATATAAAAAATGGAAACTTAAAGAAATAACCGCCGTGGCTGCTATGAATATGGCTGGTTATAATAAGAGTACTTGGTATAACCGCGTGAAGGAAATTGAATCTTAA
- a CDS encoding HNH endonuclease, with amino-acid sequence MAKEFAKGFYNSAAWVKCRAAYIASVFGLCERCKRVGKILHHKIVLTPQNIINPLVTLSWDNLIFVCKDCHEAEHSNSVTRKDVMFDTHGNLIQRIGPPINNRF; translated from the coding sequence ATGGCAAAAGAATTTGCAAAAGGATTTTACAATTCAGCAGCGTGGGTAAAATGCAGAGCGGCATATATTGCCAGCGTATTTGGCTTATGTGAGCGTTGTAAAAGGGTAGGGAAGATACTACATCATAAGATAGTGTTAACACCTCAGAATATAATAAACCCGTTGGTTACTTTGTCTTGGGATAATCTTATTTTTGTTTGTAAGGATTGTCATGAAGCAGAGCATAGCAATAGTGTTACTCGTAAAGATGTAATGTTTGATACACATGGGAACTTAATACAACGCATAGGCCCCCCTATCAACAATAGATTTTAA
- a CDS encoding terminase large subunit → MKKAAAKWICYPLAYNPVIEYFNWINQNKRSVSSKIFKVYKELIKVIYDPVSEWEYNPKKANHAIEFVENYCKHSKGKMGGKPFLLELWQKALVAATFGFVHKIDGTRKFQEVILIVARKNGKSTLAAAIGLYMQIADSEPGAEVYACATKKDQAKIIWLEAKRMVKKSPSLLKRIKPLVAEMVSDFNDSFFKPLGADSETLDGLNVHAALLDEIHAWKDKNLYDVIVDGVTSREQPLIFITTTAGTIRGSVYDLKYDEAEQTINGYDDPNGYKNERLLPIIYELDSRKEWTDAVCWMKANPGLGTIKQFNQLKAKVEKAQKNPLLVKNLTCKDFNIRETVSEAWLTFEQLDNQATFDVKSLKPRYGIGGADLSSTTDLTCATVLFMVPGDEHIYVLQMYFLPEELLESRERDDKIPYSLWRDMGLLRTTPGNKLHHSFVTQWFIEVQQEYDIYLPWFGYDAWSATYWVEEMKNYFGEEAVNDKEKVHQGKQTLSGPMKSLGADLEAKKIVYNNNPILKWCISNTAIEVDKNLNIQPCKTNNQRRRIDGLASLLDAYVALERHYDEYLNLI, encoded by the coding sequence ATGAAAAAGGCAGCTGCTAAATGGATATGTTATCCGCTTGCTTACAATCCGGTAATTGAATATTTTAATTGGATAAATCAAAATAAAAGAAGTGTATCAAGTAAGATTTTTAAGGTTTACAAAGAACTAATCAAGGTAATTTATGATCCTGTTAGCGAGTGGGAATACAACCCTAAAAAAGCAAATCACGCTATAGAGTTTGTGGAAAATTACTGTAAACATTCTAAGGGGAAAATGGGCGGGAAGCCTTTTCTGCTTGAATTATGGCAAAAGGCACTAGTTGCCGCAACCTTTGGATTTGTTCATAAAATTGATGGAACTAGAAAATTTCAAGAAGTAATCTTAATAGTTGCCAGAAAAAACGGAAAATCTACGTTGGCTGCGGCGATTGGCTTATATATGCAAATTGCAGATTCTGAGCCGGGGGCCGAAGTTTACGCCTGTGCAACTAAAAAAGACCAAGCAAAAATTATATGGCTTGAAGCAAAAAGAATGGTCAAAAAATCACCAAGTCTGCTAAAGAGAATTAAGCCTTTGGTAGCAGAAATGGTGTCAGATTTTAACGATTCTTTTTTTAAACCATTAGGAGCAGATAGCGAGACGCTTGACGGCTTAAATGTTCATGCGGCCTTGCTTGATGAAATCCACGCATGGAAAGATAAAAATTTATATGACGTTATAGTAGACGGCGTAACGTCAAGAGAACAGCCTTTAATTTTTATTACAACAACTGCTGGGACAATTCGAGGCTCAGTTTATGACTTGAAATATGATGAAGCTGAACAAACAATAAACGGTTATGATGATCCAAACGGATATAAGAACGAAAGATTACTACCCATAATTTACGAACTAGACAGCCGTAAAGAGTGGACAGATGCTGTTTGTTGGATGAAGGCAAATCCTGGCCTTGGGACAATTAAGCAATTTAACCAGTTGAAAGCAAAAGTAGAAAAGGCACAAAAAAATCCATTACTAGTAAAAAATCTAACCTGTAAAGATTTTAATATTCGTGAAACTGTCAGCGAAGCATGGTTAACTTTTGAACAATTAGACAATCAAGCAACATTTGACGTTAAATCATTAAAGCCTCGCTATGGTATAGGCGGGGCCGATTTGTCCAGTACTACAGACTTAACATGTGCAACCGTTTTATTCATGGTGCCAGGAGATGAACACATTTATGTTTTACAAATGTACTTCCTACCAGAAGAGTTGCTTGAAAGCCGTGAACGTGATGATAAAATTCCTTATTCATTATGGCGGGATATGGGTCTACTTAGAACCACGCCGGGGAACAAATTACATCATAGCTTTGTAACTCAATGGTTTATAGAAGTACAGCAAGAGTATGACATTTACCTTCCGTGGTTCGGTTATGATGCGTGGTCAGCAACGTACTGGGTTGAAGAAATGAAAAATTATTTTGGAGAAGAAGCCGTGAATGATAAAGAAAAAGTACATCAGGGCAAGCAAACTTTATCAGGCCCAATGAAATCATTAGGGGCAGATTTAGAAGCAAAGAAAATTGTTTATAATAACAATCCAATTTTGAAATGGTGTATTTCAAATACGGCTATTGAAGTTGATAAAAACCTTAATATTCAGCCGTGTAAGACCAATAATCAGCGGCGAAGAATTGACGGTTTGGCAAGCTTGCTAGATGCCTATGTAGCACTTGAAAGACATTATGATGAATACTTAAATTTAATATAA